The genomic interval TACGACGACCCAGCCATGACCTCCAAGCCACTGCCAGAGGCCTACACGACCTTCCGTGAAGAGCTTAAAGCCTCGGATGCTGTCCTCTTTGTCACCGCAGAGAACAACCGCACGATCCCCGCCTGCCTCAAAAACGCCATCGACGTCGGCTCTAAACCCAATAGCGACGTTGCGTGGACGGGCCTACCAGGTGGAATCATCAGCCATTCGGTCGGACGCATGGGCGGTTACAGCTCTCACAAGAACCTCCGCCTCGCGCTTTCATACTTTGCGATGCCACTCACCGGCCAGCCAGAGGCATTCATCGGCCAGTCCAATACGCTTATCGACGACAACGGCGCCATCTCCAACGAAGACACCCGCGCATTCATCCAGCGCTACCTTGACACCTTTGTGGAACTAGTTAAGACAAACCCGCGTAAGCGCTAGTCACAAGCACAGGACTGCGGTCGAGAACAAACGTGCGGAATTGCTCGACCGCAGGCGCTGGCTGCGATTCTTTCCGCCACACCATGCCGAGTTCCCGCTTGGCCACCGGAGTAAGGGGACGTAACACCACATTCTTGGGCACCAGGTAGGGGTCATCTAGGGGCACCAGACCAACTCCCAATCCCGCCCCAACCAGGCCTATCACCGTAGTAAGCTCCATAGACTCAAAAACTAACTGTGGCGTAAAACCGGCACGGTGGGCAAGGTCGTCGAGAAGCATACGAGTGCCAAACCCCGGCAGCATTCCCACAAAGGGAACATCGTGAGCTTCCTCTATCCTGATGGGTGAGTTCTTCCTTGCGAGTGGATGGTCGAGCGGGATTGCGAGAGCCAAGCGCTGCGAAAAGAGAGGTGCCCAACCAGAGGGGGCGTCGAGAAGCTTAGGGCGTGGGGCTATGAGGGCAAGATCAGATTCTCCGGAAAGTACACGACTCGTAAGGTCCTGCGCTGCACCTTGGTGCAGCTGAAAGTCCACGTGCGGGTGTTCCGCTCGGTAGGCGCGAAGAAAATCTGGCACCATCCAAGTACCCAAGGAATGCATGAAATCGAGGCGCACCGTGCCATGCTCCGGATCCAGCAACCTCTGCACCTCTTTGCGCGCATTCACAAGTTCTTGATCCGCCCGGCACGCATGCAACAAAACCACGTGGCCGCGCATATTGAGTTCAATACCCCTGCCATTGCGTTCAAAAAGCGTGCCACCAAAAGCTCGTTCTACGCGGGCGATCCTGCGTGAAAGGGTAGGTTGCGACACTCCAAGCACATCAGCCGCTGCGCTCACATGCCCCATATCCGCAACGGCAATAAAACTGCGAAGATCCTCACTATTTATATTCACAGAGGCCCCATCATTCAGATCATGTAAATAATGCATGGATTCAGGTTATTTTTGTCATTTTACACATATACAGAGGTGAGTAACCATAGATGTATGTCTTTGCCAGAGCCATCGCATACGTCCGGATCGGAAGGGCTACGTCAAGGCAGCACTGATTACCGGCGCGCTGTAGTCGCCTCCCTAGCTGCAGGCCTTGCTACCTTCAATGCTTTGTATTGCACACAAGCTATCCTCCCCAGGCTTGTGACAAGCTTTGACGTCAGTCCCACAACAGCAGCACTCACCATCTCTGCAACAACAGGGGCCCT from Corynebacterium ulcerans carries:
- a CDS encoding LysR family transcriptional regulator produces the protein MHYLHDLNDGASVNINSEDLRSFIAVADMGHVSAAADVLGVSQPTLSRRIARVERAFGGTLFERNGRGIELNMRGHVVLLHACRADQELVNARKEVQRLLDPEHGTVRLDFMHSLGTWMVPDFLRAYRAEHPHVDFQLHQGAAQDLTSRVLSGESDLALIAPRPKLLDAPSGWAPLFSQRLALAIPLDHPLARKNSPIRIEEAHDVPFVGMLPGFGTRMLLDDLAHRAGFTPQLVFESMELTTVIGLVGAGLGVGLVPLDDPYLVPKNVVLRPLTPVAKRELGMVWRKESQPAPAVEQFRTFVLDRSPVLVTSAYAGLS
- a CDS encoding NADPH-dependent FMN reductase — its product is MSTASTKVSVLVGSLREGSFARKIALNAIEMLPGDWDASILEIRDLPLYDADYDDPAMTSKPLPEAYTTFREELKASDAVLFVTAENNRTIPACLKNAIDVGSKPNSDVAWTGLPGGIISHSVGRMGGYSSHKNLRLALSYFAMPLTGQPEAFIGQSNTLIDDNGAISNEDTRAFIQRYLDTFVELVKTNPRKR